The genomic window CTGCTACCTGGAATATTCCTTGCCAAGCTGTGTTCATGGTTTTTCGGAATTAATAGTGTGCATTAAAACACTGGAAACACTTGGTTAATGTATTGTTTGGCACAATATACTAGTCTCAGTATTTCACTAGTGTTTGCGTATTAACTTACCAGGAAAAGTAGGCGTAATTAATAATAAGATTAATTTTTCACTTCTCTTGTGATTAATTTACAGTCTTTAAACTAAAGCTTTGTAAGTATTCGTTAACACTACTCATCACTGGCTAAACGCCGCGCTACCGCTAACAGCACTCATTATTCTTCACAACTATTGACTATTGACTATTACTATGCACTAATCTAAATGCAGCTACCAAACAAAAATCTAGAATGTCCCAAGTTTTAGAACAATCAATTGAAATTAACGCCACAGCTACATCAGTAGAACGCTGTTTTACCGATTTAGGATTGATGCACCGTTGGCTCAACCCCGTGCTGCGTTGCGAACCTGTGGGTGAAACTTGGAGTACAGAGATAGGTAGTAAAAGCCGCTTTTTGATTCAAATACCCCTAATGCAACCCACCTTAAACAGTTTGGTTGTAGAACGCCAACCTGGTTTAGTCGTGTGGGAATTTCAGGGATTTTTTCAAGGACGCGATCGCTGGGAATGTCAACCGACACGACAAGGTACACTATTATTAAACCGCTTTGAGTTTGAGATTCCTAACCCTATAGTCAGTTGGGGATTCAACACCTTCGCCGCCAAATGGACAAAAGAAGATATGCAAGCACAGCTACGTCGTCTCAAACGAGTAGCGGAAGAAGTACAAATTAATCCTTAGTAATTACAATGCTTTTAGACAAGATTTTATCATCATTAATTGGCAAATTTATCACTGTCAAAAAATTTAATTAGATCAGACAATGTATAATGAGTATACACAGAGTTATTATTAGTAATACGCCATAAAACTTGCTCTGAGTTGGATATTACTTCTATAAAATTTTGTGTTTTTATAGTATCTTTAGCTGAAGACCTGGCAAATTTATTAACTAAAAATCCCACCCTTTGCAAAGCGCGAACAGTCCACAGTGCAGCAATACCCTCACCTATGAGATTAATTTCTCCTTTCGGTGGTGTATGCAGATGAAACTCCCCAGAAAAGATATCAAACTCCACACCTTCACTACGGAAAGCATCAGCAAAAGCACCACTTAACACTAAATCTTCTGGTGCGCCAACGTGTAAAATACCATTAGTTGTTAATAGCCAAACTTGGTCAGCTAGACGCAAAGCCAAATCTAAATCGTGGGTAGAAAGCAGAATTGCTTGATGAGTTTCCCGTGCTAACTGACGCAACAATTGCATAATTTCCACCCGCCGTGGTAAATCTAAAAATGCCGTTGGTTCATCCAGCAACATCACCATCGGCGACTGCGCCAAAGCACGCGCAATCATAATTTTTTGACGTTCACCATCACTAAGTTCGCTGACTTGACGTGAGACTAAATGTAACGCACCTACAGATTTTATCGCCCAATCTACAATAGCTTCATCTTCAAGGCTTAACCTTCCCCACCAGTCAGTATAAGGATGTCGTCCCAACGTCACCAAAGTATAAGCTGATAACATACCCACATCAACCCTTTCCGTCAGCACCAAACTCAACCGCTTGGCTAAATCCTGCGGTGCTAACTTATAGATATCATCACCCAAAAGTCGCACCTCACCCGCTATAGGTGCTTGCATTCCAGCGAGCGATCGCAGTAATGTAGACTTACCCGCACCATTCGGCCCCAGTAAACACACCAATTCCCCAGCTTCCAGACACACAGAAATATCCGAAGCAACACACCGAACAGTTTTTCGGGATGTTTGATAACCAATACTTAAATCGTGAGTCGTCAAAATCATCAACCCCACCTCAAAAAACTCTCCGCGTACCTCCGCGCCTACCTCAGCGCACCTCTGCGTTAAAAATTCTAATTACTTACGCCTCAAAATCACCCAACTAACCACAGGAGTACCAATCAAAGCCGTAATAGCATTCAAAGGTAAAACCATCTGACTCACCCAAACTTGAGAACACAAATCCGCCACCAAAGCCAAAATTGCCCCCATAAATATCACACTAGGGATTAAAATTCGATGGTCAGAAGTCATAAACAGACTGCGACACAAATGAGGAATAGCCACACCCAAAAATGCGATCGGGCCACAAAAAGCCGTAATAGCACCTGCTAAAATAGAAGCACTAGTAATCACAGAAAATCGAGTTTTCTGCACCGTTAAACCCAGACTCCGCGCATAAGATTCACCCAATAAAAGCGCATTCAAGGATTTGGATTGCAACACCGCCATTAATAAACTTAAAAGTATCACCGGAATTAAAACAATTAACTGTTTCCAAGTCACCCCAGCGAAACTACCAAAAGTCCACATAATATAACTTTGAATCCGTTCTTGAGAACTAAATTGCAACAAAATACTCACAATTGCACTAGTAGCATAGCCAAACAATAAACCTAAAATTAGTAGTGTCATTGTATCTTGTACTCGGCGAGAAACCGCTAACATCACACCCAAAACCGATGCTGCGCCGAAACTAGCGGCTATCACCAACCCAAAATCAGTAATGATTCCCAAATCATTTAATAAAGTCGGTGTAGTCACACTTGCAGTTAACACCACCAAAGCTACACCTAAACTTGCACCAGAACTAATTCCTAAGACAAAAGGCCCCGCCAAGGGATTTTTAAATAGAGTTTGCATTTGCAACCCACTCACACCCAAAGCCGCACCTGCTAAAGTTGCTGTCAAAGCTTTAGGTAATCTAAATTTGAGAATAATATGAGCATGAGTCACCTTTTCTGGTTCTTGTCCCAGTAAAATATTGATAACTTCCTGAATAGGAATAGAGACAGAACCCAAAGCTAAATCTAGTAAAAATGCAAAAACAAAACCTATAATTAGCAGTAAAAAAGCTAAAGTTTTGATAGACGTAGATTTGGCAGAAAATAACAGGTTAGTTAGGAGATATTTTTTCAGTAACATTATTGAATAAATTTGCGGTAATAAAATAGTTGATGATTCGGTAATATTTCTGGATGTAATATTTTAATTAAATCTGAGAGAACAATATCAGGGTTACTAATTCCCCCCTCCCAGTAATCATTACCACCACTATCATTTACACGAGCATTGTTATTATAAAGATTACCTGTTTTCACAGCTTGAAAATCAGCATAGCGACTATCTTCAGCGACTACATCTTTCAAACTCTGCCAAGATTGGCTAAAATTCAACCAATAATCAGCATTAGCTGCACGTTCTAACACTACTTCAAAAGAAAGGGGGAGACTACCAGCAGATTTATCATCACTCCAAAGATATTTTCCTCCAGCATCAGCCAGATATTTGGCTACATAACTTTGACCAGCCGGCATAAACCAAGTACCTTTAAAGTTAAAGCCAACAAATACAGTTGGACGCTGTTTTAAAGATTTAGCTTTTGCGGCTATTTGTGTATATTTATTTGCAATTTCATTAAATATATTTTCTGCTTGTGCTTCTTGATTAAAAAACAAAGCTGTAAATTTCAACCATTCACTTCTTCCCAATGGTGTGTCTTCCATATACTCAGCATTTATCGCCACCTTCAAACCCACCTCTGTGAGTTTGCTATAACTATCAGTTTGGGAATTCCCTGTACCGAAGGTTGTCACTAAGTCGGGACTTAATTCTAATAATTTTTCTATATCCACATTGGAATTATTGCCGACCTGTGTAATCTTTCCGGCTTTAATTCTTTCAACTACATCAGGAGTATTGACTTGATTACTATTACTAATCCCAATCAGTTTATCAACTACACCTAATTTGGCTAGGTGGGGTAAATGTGTAGTTGATAAAGAGACTATCGAGTTAATGGGAACTGTAATTACCTGCGCTTGATTAAATCCTTGGGGTGTGGGAGTTCCACATTGAACTAAAACATATTGAAACTGGGTTTTGGCATTTTGCCAAGGGTTTTTAATGGTGACTACTTTGTAGTGTTGATGATATTCTACTGCAAAGCCTGTGGCATGGGTGATTGTAATTTTATTGGGGAAGTAATCTTGATTGGGGTTGTAGTTTTGAGTGCAGGTGTTAGTTGATGTGTGAATTGTGGTGTTATGACAGGCGATGATGAGGGTGGCTATGAGGAATAATTGGCAGAGGAAAATGATTGGTTTTTTAGGGAATTTTACCAATTTCATGTTTTTTTATCTCGCGCAAAGGCGCAAAGGCGCAGAGAGTTTCAGAGAGATTTTGGCGTGATAAATCCGGGTTAGGGGGTTTGGGGTGGGTAGAGGTTTTCGGTGATTTTGTTACCTTTAATTAGATGTTCGTTGACTATATTTTCGGCAACATTGGGGTTAACGCGAGTGTACCAAGTTCTATCATTGGAATAAAAGACAACTGGGCCGAGTTGACACACTTCTAAACAGCCGGAGGTTCTTACTTCGATGTCTAAACCTGCTTCTTCTACTGCTGATTTTAAGGCATCAAATGTAGGTTGCCATTTGCGGGAAGGAAGACAGCGTGTAGAGGTACAAACTGAAATATAGGAATGTTTGAGAGGATTTTTGGTAAATGGTATCGGTTTTTTACCTAATACATAAATATCTCTTAATTCTTGATAAAGAGTTAATTTATCTAAATTTGGTTTACCTTCCGGTAATAAGTTTTCACCATCTACGAAAGGATTAGGTAATAAAATCGTCATCAATTGTTCATTAGCACCATTCCAAAATTGAATCCCCCAACTACGAGGATTACCTTCAGTATTAAACCGACGATAAAAAGCCGCACGACTAACTTGACGCTGCTTCCTCACTTCCACAGGAGTCTTACACAAAGGCCCACCAAAATTAGTATCAATACATAAATGTAAATGCCAACCCTCAGCCGCTACCGTCAAATATCCATCATAGAGAATACAAAGCTTTGGTGGTGCATTAAATTCCAACTCCAACACACTACCTTGAACAATATGTCCAACCCCAACCTGCTGCCAATTTTGTTCAAACAAAGTATAAACTAACGACGCTAAAACATCACTGCCACAATCAAAATACTCATACTCAACAAACCCCCCCGTAGCTAAACCTTCCCGCACCACCTCATTAACTGGTGTCACCCAACAATTAAACTCACTCATTTCTAACTCTCCTTTGTGCCTTTGCGCCTCTGCGCGAAAAAACTCTTTAAAACCGAGAATTCAACCCAACCTGAAAAACCCTCCCCCCATCAGGAAACCCAGGAAACAACTGATAACGCTGGTCAAACAAATTATCCAAACTACCAGTCAATACCAAACTATCACTTATCGGCACACGCATCTTTAAATCAAAAGTCGTATACCCCGACAGAAATTCCGTATTAATATTATTAGTTGGATATCCATTTAAAGAATTCATCAACACCCCCAAATACCAACCTTGACGATTTTCGTAAGACACCCCCAAATTTAACTTATCAGCACCAGCAAACCGTAACTCCTTATCAACCTCCGCCGGATTAGCACTTTCTAAAATACGCGGATCATTAGCCGTATAATTAATAAAAGCGTAGACATTTCTCGCTAACTGTAAATTTAACGAAGCTTCAATTCCCGTAGTATGAACTAACCCGATATTTTCCCAAGTACCTGTATTACCATTCACAGGTGGAGTGAGTCTTTTAAAAGCGATTGTATCAGAAACTCTGTTACTAAAAAATGTCAGCCTCAACAAGCCAATACTACCTAACTTTTGGTCGATACCCACATCAAAACTATCCCCTTTCTCTGGTTTCAGTTCAGGATTACCGATGTTAGTAGGATTATTATTAAATAAATTCGCTATCGTAGGAGCGCGGAAATTTCTGATATAGTTAGCTCTGAGTGTCGTTGAGTCTGATAACGCTAACTTTGCCCCTACAGATGGTGATGTAAATGAACCATTCACCAAGCTACTAAAATCTTGACGTACTCCTAAATTCATACTCAAGCTAGGAGAAAAATTAATTTCATATTTACCAAAAATTGCCCCTTGATCTATGGCATCATCATAATTTTCTCTCGTGATATTTGTACCATAATTAAATGTAGTGTTACGTACATTCGTATTTCGGTAATCAAAGCCATACACTAAGGTTTGATTCTTGGCAAAGTTCCAGCTATGTGTGGTTTGAATACCATAGGAATCCTGTTTAGTATCAAAGCGATTTTGAGATGTAATTGCACCGCTACGATTATCAAAACGAGTATTGAGAAAATCAGCGTAAACTCTCGCTGTTAACAGTGAATCTTTTCCGCTTCCTAATTTGGAATTCCAGGTTAAATCAGTGAGAACTTGGTCTGTATATTTACGATTATTCTCAGTCAGAGAGTTAAAAAATCCCTGTCCAAATTCGGGTACAGGAATCGGTACGCCTCCCGGTACTCCCTGTTCTTTACCTAAATATAAAGTTGATAGGGTTAATGTATTACGTTTACCTAAATTTGCCTCTAGTTTAACGTTAAAGTTATTAAAGAGTGCATCATTATTTCTTCTCGTCCCCTCAAAATTGGCTTCAGGAATGGTGAAAGGATAATTATTTTGTGCTTGAGTACGGTTATATCCAACTACCCAAGAAATATCACCTGTTCTCCCACTATTTTGAATGCTTTGTTGGTTGAGTCCATATGAACCAATATTAACTTTGGTTTCCGTGGTGATTTTCTCTGTAGGACGACGGGTAACAATGTTAATTACCCCACCTATTGCGTCAGAACCATAAAGAGTTGAACCGCCTCCAGGTAATACTTCAACTCTTTCAATATTGTTAGTTGTAAATTCTGAAAGGTCGAAACCACCACCACCAAGATTATTAATTGGTCTACCATCTAACAAGATTAAGACTTGACCTGTATTAGAACCGCGAATAAATTGACCGCTTAAAGCATTTACTTCTGTTCCAACAGTACCGTCACCTAAAATACCAGGGAGAAATCGCAGTGCTTCTTTCACTGTTCTCGCACCTTGCGCCTCCATTTCTTCGCCAGTAATGACATACACCGGACGGGTGGAATCTTTCACTGTCCCTTCCCGACGAAAGGGAGAAAATACAGGTTCATTGAGTAGTTTGTCAATAACTGTGAGTTCAATATCTGGTTCTTGTTCTTGTGTAACTTCTGTAGCTATAGTGCTGAAATTTTCCCACAGCATCCCTACGGTGATAGTCAAACTAGAAACAATAAGTTGAGTCCCCCATCTGGTAATAAACTGAGTACGCATTGGTAATTTAAGCCACCTGTATCACTAAAAATTGGTCGCAAGCAAAGATTTGAGCTTTTTTAGTAAAAAAACCCTCAACCAGTAGGAAATCTGCTATTTATGATAATGATTATGATTATCACATAAATGGTGCGATTTACAAGCTAGTTTCAAAGGTTTGTAGTAATAACTTTAGTGCTGAGAGCCTTGAGGACTAAAGTCCTTACTACGAACTTTATACACTAATAGTCATTAATTAACAGCAATTTACGGTTAATTTTGCCCACTTATTTAGGGGTGGTATTTTTGCTAAGATGCCTCTTTTTAAAGGTTCTGGTCGTTCTGACCAGGGTAGTAACCCATCTTGTTTATCATAGTATTGACTAGCACATTGCAGCACCGCAGATGCACTACTATCTACTGGTAAATTGCCGAAAAGATAGGTTAATTTTCCTTCTCCTTTTAAGGCGATAACGCAAGCATGGTTGCAAGCACTCATACATTCAACGCCTTGAATGGAGAATTGATGTTGCAATTCCCAGGTTTGTGCAAGTTCTTGAAGTTGTTGTAATAGTTGCTGTCCGCCACTTTCACCAACTCGCTTGCCATCTTGCCATACACTGGCGCAGGTCGTGCAGACAAATATCGTATGCTGTTTTTGATTCATTGATTTTCAGGCGTTGCTGATTAATGGGGTGATTTTTGTTGGGTGCATATTGCAAGCAGAACCCGCAGGATAGGCGCACTGGGGATAATGTAAATATGCGAAGGGAAATATCCGATACAACTGGGTTTTCAGCTTTGTACCTAGAACCTTCTGTGGAAGAATTTGTATTAGTAGGAAACTGTCTACAATTTCATCGAAATTTGTAGTCTGTGGGGTATATCTGACGCTATGAGACAGTAATCCTGTTGAATTGGGAAAATATTTATGGCAATATTCACCTGTACCTCGCAGATGGGAACTTGTTTTATTGGCGGCGGGCATTCTGACTTTGAGATTTACATCTCATCACAGCTGCGGGACAGTGCCGGATTTACACCGAATCTTTCCCCGTTACCTCTGATGGCTGTTCCCCATCAGAACCGTATATTTGGATATCATACAGCAATTTTAGCGATCGCACTGATTTTTCAGGAAAACAAGCTATCTAAGATAATAAGATAAAATTGTAAAGAAATGTTAAGGCTCTAGGTTCATGAATTGGTTTGTTTCCGGGCTAGGACTGCTGCTAGCACTAATAGCGATCGCCATTGTATTGTATCTGGTTACGGCTCGCCGTTATGAATCATCTAATTCGGTAGCTAATTCCTATGATGAATGGACTGAAGACGGGATTTTAGAATTCTATTGGGGTGAACATATCCACTTGGGTCATTATGGTTCACCGCCACAACGTAAAGATTTTTTGACCGCTAAATCTGACTTTGTACGCGAAATGGTGCATTGGGGTGGGTTAGATAAGTTACCCCCTAAAACCACTGTATTAGATGTAGGCTGCGGAATTGGGGGTAGTAGTCGCATTTTGGCACGAGATTATGGGTTTGCGGTTACAGGTGTAACAATCAGTCCCCAACAAGTCGAACGCGCTAAACAATTAACTGCTAAGGAACTTGATGTACAGTTTCTTGTGGATGATGCGATGGCACTTTCTTTCCCAGATGCTAGTTTTGATGTCGTTTGGTCGATTGAAGCCGGCCCGCATATGCCCGATAAAGCCGTGTTTGCCAGGGAGTTGATGCGGGTGTTAAAGCCTGGTGGAATCATGGTTTTAGCTGACTGGAATCAGCGAGACGATCGCCAAATACCGCTCAATTTTTGGGAAAAACCAGTCATGCAGCAACTACTAGATCAGTGGTCTCACCCTGCTTTTGCTAGCATTGAAGGCTTTTCTGAAGTGTTGGTTGAGACAGGATTCGTTGAGGGGGAAGTCATCACAGCCGACTGGACACAACAGACACTTCCTTCTTGGCTAGATTCTATCTGGCAAGGGGTCACTCGACCAGAGGGATTGGTGCGGTTTGGTCTATCTGGTTTCATTAAATCTCTGCGAGAAGTCCCGACTTTGTTACTGATGCGGTTAGCATTCGGTGCGGGTTTGTGCCGATTTGGGATGTTCCGTGCTTTACGGGCTAATTCTTTGCCACAATCAACAGAGAAGACATTGACTAGTGAAACTGCTCAAGTTTGATATTGTAATAAGAATGAAGCGATCGCACTCAACTTGGTGAGCTAATTCGGATCACTCAACATAGGCTGATGTCACCCTTAACTATCTAAATCGCTAAGTAACCGCCGAATTAGCGCAGCGTCTTCTGTGTTGGGAGTTTTGGTGAGATAATTTTGTAAATCTGCCGTGGCTTCGGCATAATTGCCTAGTTGATAGTTTAACAGACCGCGATCGCGCACTTCTGAAGTAGCATCAGGAAACAACAGTAAAATCCGTTCTACTACAGCCAAGCTTTTTTCTAGCTGTTGTTGTCTGAGGTAGATATATTTCAAATTAGCTAAAATTCGCGCCAAGAATTGCCGATTACTCACTGTGGCTAAAAATTCCGGGCGTAAAGTCACGTTTTGCTGAAACATTTGATTCAGCCTGTCTTGGCAATCTTGGGTAAACATCACCTCGCCGCGATTGAAAGCATCTACAAAAATCTCCATGTCGGGAATTGCCGGACGAATCAGGAAATGTCCTGGCATTCCTACACCAGCCATCGGAAAATCTATGCGGCGGGCAATTTCCAAATAAACCAACGCCATTGTGATAGGAATACCCGTGCGTTGATCAATCACATCATTTAAAAAGCTATTTCTGGGGTCATAATAATTACTTTGATTCCCTATAAATCCTAAGTCATCGTAAAGATATTCATTAATAGTTTGAATGACTCGTAATGGATAAAGTGAAGATGGCAAGCGTTCTTTAACTTCTTCTGCCATCGTATCCAAGACATTTAAATATTCTTCTATATCAATGTAAGGAGATTCTTCTTTGGCAATGTACAAAGCAGCCTTAGCTAAGTCAATATGCTCATCCGAATGCTGAATTTCTTGGTAAAAATATTGTCGTGGTAAAGAGAAGTTCATACGCAACACCTGATAGTAGTTCGTAATTCGTAATGGGCTAACGCCCCGCTCCGCTAACGTAATTCGTAATTACAAATATGAATTATATGGATTTAATCATTGGTTTTTGTGGCTGAAGCCGCAGTTTTTCTATCCAATGAAGTTGCACCTGTTTCTAAGGCTGGCTTCTGATTTGGTTTCAAGAAACTTTCAGTCATTGTCTTAATTACAATATACAAGATTGGCACGACAAACAAGCTTAAAAAAGTAGCGATTAGCATTCCGCCAAACACTGCTGTTCCTAAAGATTGACGACTTCCTGCACCTGCACCTGTGGCAATAGTTAAGGGAAAAATACCGATGAGTGTTGAAAAGGCAGTCATGAGAATTGGGCGTAAACGTTCTTGAGCCGCTTCAATTGCTGCTTTGGCGATGGGAAGGCCTTCTTCTCGTAGTTGGTTAGCAAACTCTACAATCAAAATCGCATTCTTACTAGCCAAACCAATCAACATTACCAAACCAATTTGACAGTAAACATCATTAGCAAAACCCCGCATTGATTGGGCTACCAGTGCGCCAAAAATTGCTAGAGGTACAGCTAAAAGAATGATGATTGGGTCTACGTAGTTCTCATATTGGGCTGCTAGTACCAAAAACACAAATACTAGTCCTAACCCAAAGATGAGGGGTGCTAAACCGCCTGATTCTTGTTCTTCTAAGGAAGTCCCAGACCATTCATAATCATAGCCGACGGGTAAAACTGCTTGGGCTACTTGTGCCATTTTTGTAATTGCATCACCGGAACTAAAGCCAGGCGCAGCCGCACCGTTAATTTCTATTGAGCGAAATAGATTGTAATGGTTAATTGTTTGCGCGCCCACTATTGAAGTAATTTTGACTAAATTACTCAGGGGAATCATTTGATTAGTTTGCGATCGCACATACAATTGTCCAATATCTTTGGGATTAGCGCGAAACTGTTGGTCTGCTTGCACATACACGCGATAGTTACGCTGTTGCAGATTAAAATCGTTCACATATCGAGAACCCAAAGAAGTTTGTAAGGTACTGAAAATATCATCAATGGAAATTTGCAGTGCTTTGGCTTTGTTGCGGTCTACTTCTACTAGTAGCTGTGGTGTATTAGCCGCAAAGGTACTAAACACCGCTTGTAATCCTGGTGTTTGGTTGGCGCGACCAAGTAACTGTCCCATTGTCTGCACCAGATTTTCTAAACCGCTATTCCCTCGGCGGTCTTGGAGTTGAAAGGTAAAGCCGCCAAAGTTACCCAAACCCTGAATTCCCGGTGGGTTGACAGGAAAGACTCTAGCTTCTGGGATGGATAATAATTTCCCTTGTAGTTTACCAATAATTGCTTGTACTGATTGGTCGGGTCTGGTACGTTCAGCCCAAGGTTTTAAGGTGGTGAACACAATACCAGTGTTGGCTGTACTACCACTAAAACTAAAACCTCCCACAGCAAAAGTTCCGACAACTTCAGGTAGTGGGAGGATTTCTTTTTCTACCTGTGCCATCACATCACTCGTGTATTGTAGAGAAACCCCTTGCGGCCCTTGAATAAGGGTGATGAAATAACCTTGGTCTTCATCGGGTAAAAAGGCTGTAGGAACTGAGGTGTATAGCCAAGCTGTCAAGCCCAAGGAAACTATGAATAGACCAATTACAATGCTTTTAAAGCGGATGAGTAAGGATAGCGATCGCCTATATTTTTCCCTGACTGCATCGAGGAAGCGATTAATCTGATCAAAAATCCGACCCAGCCAACCTGATGCTTTTTGTCCTGGACGCAGTAATAAAGCACACAAAGATGGTGTCAGAGTTAAAGCCAAAAATGTAGAAACGACAATTGAGAAGGCGATCGTTAAGGCAAATTGTCGATACAGTGCGCCAGTAGTTCCGGGAAAGAACGCCACAGGAATAAACACCGCCATCAATACTAAGGAAGTCGCAATGACTGCACCAAATAGTTCTGCCATTGACTCACTAGCAGCACGGCGGGGATTCATCCCTTTTTCTTGAATAAAACGGCTAATCTGCTCAACTACAACAATGGCATCATCTACAACCATCCCTGATGCTAAAGTCAAACCAAACAAAGTCAAACTATTAATCGAAAAGTTAAAAACTTTCACAAAAGCGAACGTTCCCACCAAAGCCAAGGGAATAGTCAACGCTGGAATTAAGGTAGTCCGCCAGTCTTGTAAAAAGACAAAAATCACCAGTACCACTAACACCACTGCCATTAATAGTGTTTTAACCACTTCTGACAATGATTCCTCGACAAACATTGTCGTGTCAAAAGCTACCTGATATTGCATTCCTGGGGGAAAACTCGGAGCTAATCGCACCATTGCCTCTTTAACTCCCCTGGCTACATCCAAGGCGTTACTTCCCGGAACTTGATAAATCCCTAAACCGACGGCATCTTTGGCACGAAATCGTAAAAATGTATTGTAATTTTCTGCCCCTAGTTCGGCTCTACCAACATCTTTGAGTTTAATTAAAGTGCCATCATTCTCAGTTTTCAGGACAAGTTCTTCAAACTCTTTTGCATTCGTTAGTCGGCTAACTGCCCGCACATCCAGTTGATATTGTTGTCCTTTGGGTGCAGGTTCTTGTCCAATTCTCCCCGCACCAACTTGCAGGTTTTGTTCCGCCAACGCATTGGTGACATCTTCTGTAGTTAAACTCCGACTAGCCAGGCGATTAGGATCTAACCACAAACGCATAGCATAGCGGCGTTCCCCAAAAATCCGCACTTCACCCACACCCTTAACTCTTTTTAAAGCATCTGTTAAGTAAAGGTCAGCATAATTACTGAGGAATATATTGTCATATTCCTGATTGTCAGTGTATAAGCCGATCGCTAACAAAATGTTATTAGATTGCTTAGTGACCCGCACTCCTGTACGCTGCACAACATCTGGTAATTGAGCTTCGGCAGCAGAAACACGATTTTGAACATCGACGGCGGCAATATCTTTATCCCGCGAGGCATCAAAAGTCACTGTGATATTGCTTGAACCGTCGTTACTGCTGCTGGAAGTAATATATTTTACTCCCTCAACACCGTTAATTTGCCGTTCTAAGATGTTAGTGACACCGCTTTCCACTACTTCTGCACTCGCACCAGTGTAGTTAGCAGCAACGTTGATTTGAGTAGGGCTAATATCTGGGAAACGCGCAATAGGTAATGTGGGAATACTGATTGCTCCTACCAGCAGAATAAATAACGCGCAGGCGGTAGAAAATACTGGCCGCTTAATAAAGAAGTCAACAAACATATTTGGGGATTGGGGATTGGGGATTGGGGATTGGGGACTGGGGACTGGGGATTGGGGATTGGGGATTGGGAAAAGTTCTACCTTGCCCCCTGCTCCCTGCCCCCTGCCCCCTTCTAAGACTCTGGAACAATAGGTGCGCCGTTGGTGAGGTTGAGAATACCGGAA from Nostoc sp. UHCC 0870 includes these protein-coding regions:
- a CDS encoding TonB-dependent receptor plug domain-containing protein — protein: MRTQFITRWGTQLIVSSLTITVGMLWENFSTIATEVTQEQEPDIELTVIDKLLNEPVFSPFRREGTVKDSTRPVYVITGEEMEAQGARTVKEALRFLPGILGDGTVGTEVNALSGQFIRGSNTGQVLILLDGRPINNLGGGGFDLSEFTTNNIERVEVLPGGGSTLYGSDAIGGVINIVTRRPTEKITTETKVNIGSYGLNQQSIQNSGRTGDISWVVGYNRTQAQNNYPFTIPEANFEGTRRNNDALFNNFNVKLEANLGKRNTLTLSTLYLGKEQGVPGGVPIPVPEFGQGFFNSLTENNRKYTDQVLTDLTWNSKLGSGKDSLLTARVYADFLNTRFDNRSGAITSQNRFDTKQDSYGIQTTHSWNFAKNQTLVYGFDYRNTNVRNTTFNYGTNITRENYDDAIDQGAIFGKYEINFSPSLSMNLGVRQDFSSLVNGSFTSPSVGAKLALSDSTTLRANYIRNFRAPTIANLFNNNPTNIGNPELKPEKGDSFDVGIDQKLGSIGLLRLTFFSNRVSDTIAFKRLTPPVNGNTGTWENIGLVHTTGIEASLNLQLARNVYAFINYTANDPRILESANPAEVDKELRFAGADKLNLGVSYENRQGWYLGVLMNSLNGYPTNNINTEFLSGYTTFDLKMRVPISDSLVLTGSLDNLFDQRYQLFPGFPDGGRVFQVGLNSRF
- a CDS encoding SirB1 family protein, which translates into the protein MNFSLPRQYFYQEIQHSDEHIDLAKAALYIAKEESPYIDIEEYLNVLDTMAEEVKERLPSSLYPLRVIQTINEYLYDDLGFIGNQSNYYDPRNSFLNDVIDQRTGIPITMALVYLEIARRIDFPMAGVGMPGHFLIRPAIPDMEIFVDAFNRGEVMFTQDCQDRLNQMFQQNVTLRPEFLATVSNRQFLARILANLKYIYLRQQQLEKSLAVVERILLLFPDATSEVRDRGLLNYQLGNYAEATADLQNYLTKTPNTEDAALIRRLLSDLDS
- a CDS encoding DUF1636 family protein; its protein translation is MNQKQHTIFVCTTCASVWQDGKRVGESGGQQLLQQLQELAQTWELQHQFSIQGVECMSACNHACVIALKGEGKLTYLFGNLPVDSSASAVLQCASQYYDKQDGLLPWSERPEPLKRGILAKIPPLNKWAKLTVNCC
- a CDS encoding methyltransferase domain-containing protein codes for the protein MNWFVSGLGLLLALIAIAIVLYLVTARRYESSNSVANSYDEWTEDGILEFYWGEHIHLGHYGSPPQRKDFLTAKSDFVREMVHWGGLDKLPPKTTVLDVGCGIGGSSRILARDYGFAVTGVTISPQQVERAKQLTAKELDVQFLVDDAMALSFPDASFDVVWSIEAGPHMPDKAVFARELMRVLKPGGIMVLADWNQRDDRQIPLNFWEKPVMQQLLDQWSHPAFASIEGFSEVLVETGFVEGEVITADWTQQTLPSWLDSIWQGVTRPEGLVRFGLSGFIKSLREVPTLLLMRLAFGAGLCRFGMFRALRANSLPQSTEKTLTSETAQV